A genome region from Aliivibrio salmonicida LFI1238 includes the following:
- a CDS encoding outer membrane protein transport protein translates to MNKKRLFSKTLLAATITLATQQATAAGFQLNAQSATGLGRAFAGDAVIADNASVMSRNAAAMALFDSSQFSTGVNYIKTDIDVTDIGYAGQNISDTNNSSGTAVPNIYYIHRLNDQWAFGAGIYSNFGTTNNFDSNFGSDSMIPGASVYGGTTEIKSINYALTVSYRINEQFSLGGGLDIVQGTGTLKRESALLTPTGNTTALDVEADGVGLGWNLGAVYELDKGNRFGFSYHYSPEIEAEGDMYMNNGAGGNAIDGHKLLMPLPSMAEFSGYHEIKDTKFAVHYSVQWIGWSAFDELNTKEGVNINNYEWQNGMHYAIGGTYFLNDAWTLRAGYMYDTSAQDELTSISVPDSDRQWLSGGFSYHFAKKHTVDFGITYLMGDDVDVSETSAPTPTLTATTHADAILAGVQYSYSF, encoded by the coding sequence ATGAATAAGAAGCGTCTGTTTTCAAAAACACTTCTAGCAGCGACCATCACTCTTGCAACACAACAGGCTACCGCTGCTGGTTTCCAACTAAACGCTCAATCAGCAACAGGTCTAGGCCGTGCATTTGCTGGTGATGCTGTAATCGCTGATAACGCATCAGTAATGTCACGTAACGCCGCTGCAATGGCTCTTTTTGATTCATCACAGTTTTCTACTGGTGTTAACTACATCAAAACAGATATTGATGTGACTGATATTGGTTATGCTGGACAAAACATTTCAGATACAAACAACAGTAGTGGTACGGCGGTTCCAAATATCTATTACATCCACCGTTTAAATGACCAATGGGCATTTGGTGCAGGTATCTATTCCAACTTCGGCACGACAAATAATTTTGATAGCAATTTTGGTTCAGACTCAATGATACCAGGAGCTAGCGTTTACGGCGGTACAACTGAAATTAAAAGCATTAATTATGCTTTAACAGTTTCTTACCGCATTAACGAGCAATTTAGTCTTGGTGGTGGTTTAGACATCGTTCAAGGTACAGGTACCTTAAAAAGAGAATCAGCCTTATTAACTCCTACAGGTAATACAACCGCTCTGGATGTCGAAGCTGATGGCGTCGGTCTAGGTTGGAATCTTGGTGCCGTTTATGAACTAGATAAAGGTAATCGTTTCGGCTTCTCATACCACTATAGCCCTGAAATAGAAGCTGAAGGTGATATGTACATGAATAATGGCGCAGGTGGCAACGCTATCGATGGTCACAAATTATTAATGCCGCTACCAAGTATGGCTGAGTTTTCTGGCTACCATGAAATCAAAGACACTAAATTTGCAGTTCACTACTCAGTACAGTGGATTGGTTGGAGTGCATTTGACGAGCTAAATACTAAAGAAGGCGTAAATATTAACAACTATGAGTGGCAGAATGGTATGCATTACGCAATTGGTGGTACTTACTTCCTAAATGATGCATGGACACTGCGTGCTGGTTACATGTACGACACTTCAGCTCAAGATGAACTAACATCTATTTCTGTACCTGATTCAGACCGTCAATGGCTTTCTGGTGGTTTCAGCTACCACTTTGCTAAAAAACATACGGTTGATTTCGGCATAACTTACCTAATGGGTGATGATGTTGATGTTTCAGAAACATCAGCTCCAACACCAACACTAACAGCAACTACACACGCAGATGCAATTCTTGCTGGTGTTCAGTACAGCTACAGCTTCTAA
- a CDS encoding outer membrane protein transport protein has translation MNNNKNRLSIAVALGLLGSVASSHTMAAGFQLAEYSATGLGRAYAGEAAIADGADAQWRNVAMLTYLEGTQVSVGGIYVNPNIDVEGVSTQRSGTTSTKSEDFAHDAFIPNLYVSHRVNEQVAIGFAVGTNYGMETDLGSDFSATNFGNEASVITKEINVNMAYKINQQFSVGGGVRYVIAEGSFGATIPNQSPTHIPTPIGNIPLPPAGTTLKYMEGTDEAWGWQVGTAWQINDANRIGFSYKSEVKLDLAGHAKGAAFNPKNPTQHFAGSMALDLPATAELASYHQLTDKVAIHASFNWTDWSSFEKLEANIPTLGGKDLIKEENWEDNYRLAFGGTYQLNQKVTLRSGVAYDTSAVSDEDRTATIPETDRLWLSTGVGYAWSNNLTLDAGFTYIFAKDAKMSEDQGDEAALFGGTFDGETTGNVWLVGVQANYRF, from the coding sequence ATGAACAATAATAAAAACCGTCTTTCTATCGCAGTGGCTCTTGGCCTTTTAGGTTCAGTAGCAAGCTCACACACTATGGCTGCCGGCTTCCAACTTGCTGAATATTCAGCAACAGGTTTAGGCCGCGCATACGCAGGTGAAGCCGCTATCGCAGATGGCGCTGATGCACAATGGCGTAACGTTGCAATGCTAACGTACTTAGAAGGCACTCAAGTTTCTGTTGGCGGTATTTACGTAAACCCAAATATTGACGTTGAAGGTGTTTCTACTCAAAGATCTGGAACCACATCAACTAAATCAGAAGATTTTGCTCACGATGCTTTTATCCCTAACTTATACGTTTCTCATCGAGTAAATGAACAAGTAGCAATTGGTTTTGCGGTTGGCACTAACTACGGTATGGAAACAGACTTAGGTTCTGATTTTTCAGCAACTAACTTTGGTAACGAAGCAAGCGTCATTACTAAAGAAATTAACGTAAATATGGCTTACAAAATTAACCAACAATTCAGTGTTGGTGGCGGTGTTCGTTATGTTATTGCTGAAGGCAGTTTTGGTGCAACAATTCCAAATCAAAGTCCGACTCATATCCCAACACCAATTGGAAATATACCGTTACCACCAGCAGGAACAACGCTGAAATACATGGAAGGCACTGATGAAGCGTGGGGATGGCAAGTTGGTACTGCATGGCAAATCAATGATGCTAACCGTATTGGCTTTAGCTACAAATCAGAAGTAAAACTTGATTTAGCTGGCCATGCAAAAGGGGCGGCTTTCAATCCGAAAAACCCAACACAACACTTTGCTGGTTCAATGGCTTTAGATTTACCAGCAACAGCCGAGTTAGCAAGTTATCACCAATTAACAGATAAAGTCGCTATTCATGCGAGCTTTAACTGGACAGATTGGAGCAGCTTTGAAAAATTAGAAGCTAATATCCCCACATTAGGTGGCAAAGACCTAATCAAAGAAGAGAATTGGGAAGATAACTACCGTTTAGCCTTTGGTGGTACTTATCAATTAAACCAAAAAGTAACTCTACGATCTGGTGTTGCTTATGACACATCAGCAGTAAGTGATGAAGACCGCACCGCGACAATTCCTGAAACGGACCGTTTATGGCTGAGTACTGGTGTAGGCTACGCGTGGTCTAACAATTTAACTCTAGATGCTGGCTTTACTTACATCTTCGCAAAAGATGCAAAAATGTCTGAAGATCAGGGAGATGAAGCAGCTCTATTCGGTGGTACTTTCGACGGCGAAACGACAGGTAACGTATGGTTAGTAGGTGTTCAAGCGAACTACCGCTTCTAA
- a CDS encoding DUF2238 domain-containing protein, with the protein MSISMTLKKQPIFLVLTNIYFIVLLFSAIEPSSRAVWFAEILPALLILIGIYYVSLRFTFSKTAYVLMFIWLILHTIGAKYTFADVPFDWFNQLIGSDRNNFDRVAHFSIGFYAYPIAEYLIKTKKCSAPLAMLFGLFTLMSVAAGYEIIEWWYAAVAGGEEGIAFLGSQGDIWDAQKDMLCDTSGSLVALLLMMVQRKKNN; encoded by the coding sequence ATGTCGATTTCTATGACTCTTAAAAAGCAGCCTATTTTTCTCGTATTAACCAATATTTATTTCATCGTTTTATTGTTCTCAGCAATTGAGCCTTCATCACGAGCCGTTTGGTTTGCCGAAATCTTACCAGCCCTACTCATTTTAATAGGAATTTATTACGTATCCCTTCGATTTACGTTCAGTAAAACCGCCTATGTCTTAATGTTTATCTGGCTTATTCTTCATACCATCGGCGCTAAATATACGTTTGCTGATGTTCCCTTTGATTGGTTTAATCAATTGATCGGTTCTGACCGTAATAACTTTGATCGGGTCGCTCATTTCTCTATTGGTTTTTACGCTTACCCGATTGCAGAATATTTGATTAAAACAAAAAAATGTTCTGCTCCACTTGCCATGTTATTCGGTTTATTTACATTAATGAGTGTTGCTGCAGGCTATGAAATTATTGAATGGTGGTACGCGGCAGTTGCAGGAGGAGAAGAAGGCATCGCTTTCTTAGGATCTCAAGGCGATATCTGGGATGCTCAAAAGGACATGTTATGTGACACTTCAGGATCACTCGTCGCTTTATTATTGATGATGGTTCAACGTAAAAAGAATAACTAG
- a CDS encoding MlaA family lipoprotein codes for MYKKICFSWVLLFVITGCSQTPESIDPEIETNEAVEVEYDDSHDGDPIEGFNRVMWDLNYNILDPYLVRPVSIAYVDYTPSPIRIGIANFLANLDEPSSMVNNLIMGNGEQAMVNFNRFWLNTTLGLVGLIDIASAAEIQKPDSRSFGDALGYYGVGNGPYFMLPGYGPWTLREAGDFVDGLYMPLSYLNFWQGLGKWGLEGMESRVGLISQEPMLETSPDPYVLTRDVYLQRQDFKAEIEPESDSNSEEDLNDFLDEIDE; via the coding sequence GTGTATAAAAAAATATGTTTTTCTTGGGTGCTACTTTTTGTTATCACGGGGTGTTCTCAAACACCTGAGTCGATTGATCCTGAAATAGAAACCAATGAGGCTGTCGAAGTTGAATACGATGACTCGCATGATGGTGACCCAATTGAAGGGTTTAACCGAGTTATGTGGGATCTTAACTATAATATTTTAGACCCTTACTTAGTTCGTCCGGTATCTATTGCCTATGTTGATTATACGCCAAGCCCAATTCGAATCGGGATCGCAAATTTCTTAGCGAACTTAGATGAACCCTCAAGCATGGTAAATAATTTGATTATGGGGAATGGTGAGCAAGCAATGGTGAATTTCAATCGATTTTGGTTGAACACAACACTAGGTCTTGTTGGACTTATTGATATTGCCAGTGCTGCTGAGATTCAAAAACCAGACAGTCGCTCTTTTGGGGATGCATTAGGTTATTATGGTGTCGGTAACGGGCCTTACTTTATGTTACCTGGTTATGGTCCATGGACATTGCGTGAAGCTGGTGATTTTGTTGATGGCTTATACATGCCGTTATCGTATTTAAACTTTTGGCAAGGTTTAGGTAAATGGGGATTAGAAGGCATGGAGTCACGAGTTGGTTTAATATCTCAAGAGCCAATGCTAGAAACGTCACCCGATCCCTACGTATTAACCCGTGATGTTTATTTACAAAGACAAGATTTTAAAGCAGAAATAGAACCAGAAAGTGATAGTAATTCAGAAGAAGACTTAAATGACTTCTTAGATGAAATTGATGAATAA
- the ccmI gene encoding c-type cytochrome biogenesis protein CcmI, giving the protein MSLFWISTLALIFVGIAFIVLPLWKAKAQDDDARRDELNKAFYKDRLLELEEEDAEGLVNNQEELITELKQSLLDDIPAPEKAQQDSMDAKLFILPSILVFVAISYGFYFKFGNIDKIEKWHEVSERLPELSKQLMNPEGVSLSDSEMIDLTLGLRTKLYEEPNDAMGWLLLGRIGMANRDIDTSVGAMQKAYKLKPDDVEIKLGYAQSLMLSGDDAKAEQSKTLLRQVLRQDSTNLRALSLLAFSAFERQDYKGAVSAWKAMQMLIGPDDSRYEMLVRSIERAKSKMNPEATLDKQVPITVNLGSNVTLPSQGVVIVSIHPADGSAMPVAAARIPLSRFPLKIMMSDDNNMIEQRKLSDMPDFIVRARIDQDGNVSTKEGDWYGESAVSTLGKNVSLDIDKQY; this is encoded by the coding sequence ATGAGTTTGTTTTGGATTTCAACCTTAGCCCTAATTTTTGTTGGTATCGCATTCATCGTTCTTCCGCTATGGAAAGCTAAAGCGCAAGATGATGATGCTCGCCGAGATGAATTGAACAAAGCGTTCTATAAAGATCGCTTACTAGAGTTAGAAGAAGAAGACGCTGAAGGTCTTGTGAACAATCAAGAAGAGTTGATCACAGAGCTTAAACAATCATTACTTGATGATATTCCAGCGCCAGAGAAAGCACAGCAAGACAGTATGGATGCAAAATTATTCATCTTGCCATCTATTCTTGTGTTTGTTGCTATTTCTTACGGTTTTTACTTTAAGTTCGGTAATATCGATAAAATTGAAAAATGGCATGAAGTTTCTGAACGTTTACCTGAGTTATCAAAACAATTGATGAATCCTGAAGGTGTTTCGTTAAGTGATTCTGAAATGATCGATTTAACGTTAGGACTTCGTACTAAATTGTATGAAGAACCAAACGATGCAATGGGTTGGTTGTTATTAGGTCGTATTGGTATGGCTAACCGAGATATTGATACTTCTGTTGGAGCAATGCAAAAAGCTTATAAGCTTAAGCCTGACGATGTTGAAATTAAATTGGGTTATGCGCAATCATTAATGCTTTCTGGTGACGATGCGAAAGCAGAGCAGTCGAAGACATTACTTCGTCAAGTTCTGCGTCAAGACTCAACCAATCTACGTGCATTATCATTATTAGCGTTCAGTGCGTTTGAGCGTCAAGATTATAAAGGTGCAGTATCTGCTTGGAAAGCGATGCAAATGCTGATTGGTCCTGATGATTCACGTTATGAAATGCTAGTACGCAGTATTGAACGAGCAAAATCTAAGATGAACCCAGAAGCGACTTTAGATAAGCAAGTTCCTATCACTGTGAATTTAGGCTCTAATGTGACGTTACCTTCACAAGGTGTCGTGATTGTTTCAATTCACCCTGCGGATGGTTCTGCTATGCCTGTTGCAGCGGCTCGTATCCCACTCAGCCGTTTTCCTCTGAAAATCATGATGTCAGATGACAATAATATGATTGAACAGCGTAAGCTGTCGGATATGCCTGATTTTATCGTTCGTGCACGTATTGACCAAGATGGCAATGTGTCTACGAAAGAAGGAGATTGGTATGGTGAGAGCGCAGTCAGCACATTAGGAAAGAATGTATCGCTTGATATTGATAAGCAATACTAA
- a CDS encoding cytochrome c-type biogenesis protein, translating to MKMILRKLSLRLAAILALSFFAAQASYATIDLYKFDSPEQEQQFKELGQTLRCPKCQNNNIADSSAELAQDMRHKVYEMTKQGKSDDEIVSYMIDRYGNFVTYDPPLTAGTLVLWLGPLAVLVFGFGFIVLRSRKSKTVTEDNSEEWDNEHEDRLNALLDDTKEDGKVNK from the coding sequence ATGAAGATGATATTACGTAAATTGAGTCTTCGTCTTGCTGCTATTCTTGCGTTGAGCTTTTTTGCTGCTCAAGCAAGTTATGCCACTATCGATTTGTATAAATTTGATTCACCAGAACAAGAACAGCAATTTAAAGAATTAGGGCAAACCTTGCGTTGCCCTAAATGTCAGAACAACAACATTGCTGATTCAAGTGCTGAGCTTGCTCAAGACATGCGTCACAAAGTGTATGAAATGACCAAGCAAGGTAAATCTGATGATGAGATCGTTTCTTATATGATTGATCGTTACGGTAACTTTGTTACTTATGATCCACCGCTAACTGCTGGTACGCTTGTTTTATGGTTAGGTCCATTGGCTGTATTAGTGTTTGGATTTGGTTTCATTGTACTTCGTAGCCGTAAAAGCAAAACCGTAACTGAAGACAATTCAGAAGAGTGGGATAACGAACATGAAGATCGTTTGAACGCATTACTAGATGACACTAAAGAAGATGGGAAGGTAAACAAATGA
- a CDS encoding DsbE family thiol:disulfide interchange protein, translated as MMKKFLFVPLALFLLLVAVFATQLTRNSNGDDPTKLESVLVGKPVPEFRLEDLAEKGKLYDQSIFRGEPLLLNVWAKWCPTCYAEHQYLNTLATEGVKIIGMNYKDERAGTVKWLKELGNPYLITLFDGDGMLGMDLGVYGAPETFLIDRNGIVRYRHVGDVNDRNWNEKLKPMYDQLVAESK; from the coding sequence ATAATGAAAAAGTTTTTATTTGTGCCACTCGCTTTGTTTTTACTTTTAGTTGCCGTGTTTGCTACCCAATTAACGCGTAACTCAAATGGCGATGATCCAACAAAACTGGAATCAGTTTTAGTGGGTAAACCGGTACCTGAATTTCGCTTAGAAGATCTAGCGGAAAAAGGTAAGCTTTATGATCAAAGTATCTTTAGAGGCGAACCTCTGCTTCTAAATGTATGGGCGAAATGGTGTCCAACATGCTATGCAGAGCATCAATACCTTAATACGCTGGCAACTGAAGGCGTAAAAATTATTGGTATGAACTATAAAGATGAGCGAGCAGGAACGGTCAAATGGCTTAAAGAATTAGGTAATCCATACTTAATTACGTTGTTTGATGGTGATGGCATGCTAGGAATGGATTTAGGTGTTTATGGTGCGCCTGAGACGTTCTTAATCGATAGAAATGGCATCGTTCGCTATCGTCACGTTGGTGATGTAAATGATCGTAATTGGAATGAGAAACTAAAACCAATGTACGATCAACTAGTTGCGGAGTCTAAATAA
- a CDS encoding heme lyase CcmF/NrfE family subunit has translation MIPELGHFAMIASLGLAVLLSILPMYGASRGNKALMQSARPLAWGMFLLLSLSFGILMWAFYVNDFTLQYVASNSNSLLPWYYRLTAVWGAHEGSLLLWVLIQAGWTVAVATFSRGMPQESVARVLAVMGWITLGFLLFIILTSNPFLRTLPFFPIDGRDLNPLLQDPGLIIHPPMLYMGYVGFSVAFSFAIASLMTGRLDTAWARWSRPWTIAAWSFLTVGISLGSWWAYYELGWGGWWFWDPVENASFMPWLVGTALMHSLAVTEKRGTFKAWTVLLAISAFSLSLLGTFLVRSGILVSVHAFASDPARGMFILAFLVMVIGGSLLLFALKGSSVRVRGNFALFSRENALLANNILLITALVVVLVGTLLPLVHKQLGLGSVSIGAPFFDMLFAWLMIPFAFLLGIGPLIRWKKDNLNSLVKRMVITGAVTVPLAAVMMVIFADKFLFMAYLGWMMSIWIIILHGFEMYERATHRHTLAVGLTKLGRSHWAMVSAHIGLAITIIGIAMVQNYSIEKDVRLAPGEHIEMNGYQFYFAGIRDTDGPNYDGYTADFDISLDGKAINTLHAEKRFYATSGAMMTEAAIDRGITRDLYIAMGERLDDNRSWAVRIYYKPFVRWIWAGTLFMALGGVLAMSDKRYRFRKTSKKQEA, from the coding sequence ATGATTCCAGAACTCGGTCATTTTGCGATGATTGCCTCATTAGGACTTGCTGTCCTATTGAGTATATTGCCTATGTACGGTGCAAGCCGTGGCAATAAAGCATTAATGCAAAGTGCAAGACCTCTCGCTTGGGGGATGTTCCTACTCCTCAGTTTATCATTTGGGATCTTAATGTGGGCATTCTACGTTAACGATTTCACTCTCCAATACGTCGCAAGTAACTCAAACAGTTTACTGCCTTGGTATTATCGTTTAACGGCGGTGTGGGGGGCTCATGAAGGTTCATTGCTTCTTTGGGTATTAATTCAAGCAGGTTGGACTGTGGCTGTAGCGACATTTAGTCGTGGTATGCCTCAAGAGTCTGTTGCTCGAGTATTGGCAGTGATGGGCTGGATTACCCTTGGTTTCTTACTGTTTATCATTTTAACATCGAACCCATTTTTACGTACTCTGCCATTTTTTCCAATTGATGGACGTGATTTAAACCCATTACTTCAAGATCCTGGGTTGATCATTCATCCACCAATGCTTTATATGGGCTACGTTGGTTTCTCTGTTGCGTTCTCATTTGCTATTGCGTCATTAATGACGGGTCGATTAGATACTGCATGGGCTCGTTGGTCTCGTCCTTGGACGATTGCTGCATGGTCATTTCTAACCGTAGGTATCTCTCTAGGTTCGTGGTGGGCATATTATGAACTTGGCTGGGGTGGTTGGTGGTTCTGGGATCCAGTAGAAAACGCATCATTCATGCCTTGGCTTGTTGGTACCGCATTAATGCACTCATTAGCGGTAACCGAGAAACGTGGTACGTTTAAAGCTTGGACCGTTCTACTTGCAATATCAGCATTCTCATTAAGTTTATTAGGTACGTTCCTTGTTCGTTCTGGCATCTTGGTATCGGTTCATGCCTTTGCTTCTGATCCCGCTCGAGGCATGTTCATCCTTGCCTTCTTAGTGATGGTTATCGGTGGTTCATTACTGCTGTTTGCTTTAAAAGGTTCTTCAGTTCGTGTTCGTGGTAATTTTGCTCTCTTTTCTCGTGAAAATGCATTATTAGCCAATAATATTTTATTAATAACGGCTTTAGTTGTTGTTCTTGTTGGTACGTTATTACCCTTAGTACATAAGCAACTTGGTTTAGGCTCAGTCTCAATCGGTGCACCGTTCTTCGATATGCTATTTGCATGGTTGATGATCCCATTTGCATTTTTATTGGGTATTGGTCCTCTGATCCGTTGGAAGAAAGATAATTTAAATAGTCTTGTTAAACGTATGGTAATCACAGGAGCGGTAACCGTTCCTCTTGCTGCTGTAATGATGGTTATCTTTGCAGATAAGTTCCTATTTATGGCTTACCTAGGTTGGATGATGTCAATTTGGATCATTATTCTTCATGGTTTTGAAATGTATGAACGTGCAACTCACCGTCATACACTTGCTGTTGGTTTAACGAAACTTGGCCGCAGTCATTGGGCGATGGTATCTGCACATATCGGTCTTGCTATTACGATTATCGGTATTGCAATGGTACAAAACTACAGTATTGAAAAAGACGTACGTTTGGCACCTGGTGAGCACATTGAAATGAATGGCTACCAATTCTACTTTGCTGGCATTCGTGATACTGATGGTCCTAACTATGATGGTTATACCGCTGATTTTGATATTTCGTTAGATGGTAAAGCCATCAATACATTACATGCTGAAAAACGTTTCTACGCAACGTCTGGAGCGATGATGACGGAAGCGGCGATTGACCGTGGCATTACTCGTGATCTATACATTGCGATGGGTGAGCGTTTAGATGACAACCGTTCATGGGCTGTACGTATTTATTACAAACCGTTCGTTCGTTGGATCTGGGCTGGTACTCTATTCATGGCATTAGGCGGTGTGTTAGCAATGTCTGATAAGCGTTACCGTTTCCGTAAAACATCGAAAAAACAGGAGGCATAA
- the ccmE gene encoding cytochrome c maturation protein CcmE, producing MNPRRKKRLGLILALVLGASATVGLMLYALNQNMDLFYTPTELVNGKPDGTKPEVGQRLRIGGMVVVGSVKRDSQSLEVRFQVEDIGPKVTVIYDGILPDLFREGQGIVAQGVLVDATTVKAHEVLAKHDEEYMPPEVAEAMKKTH from the coding sequence ATGAATCCAAGACGTAAAAAGCGCCTAGGGTTGATCCTTGCTCTAGTCCTAGGGGCGAGTGCAACGGTTGGGTTGATGCTTTATGCATTGAATCAAAATATGGATTTATTCTATACCCCAACAGAATTAGTGAATGGTAAGCCTGATGGAACAAAACCTGAAGTCGGCCAACGTTTACGTATCGGTGGTATGGTTGTTGTAGGATCGGTTAAACGTGATTCTCAGTCTTTAGAAGTTCGTTTTCAAGTCGAAGACATTGGCCCTAAAGTCACCGTTATTTATGATGGTATTCTTCCTGATTTATTCCGTGAAGGCCAAGGTATTGTCGCGCAAGGTGTTCTTGTTGATGCGACAACAGTTAAGGCTCATGAAGTATTAGCGAAACATGATGAAGAGTACATGCCGCCAGAGGTTGCAGAAGCGATGAAAAAAACGCACTAA
- the ccmD gene encoding heme exporter protein CcmD, whose product MHFETLSDFFAMGGYAAYVWGAFGATFLSLFWILFSSLGKRRQLLKEIEQRMAREERIKKAKTMENTL is encoded by the coding sequence ATGCATTTTGAAACATTAAGTGATTTTTTTGCCATGGGTGGTTACGCCGCTTATGTATGGGGTGCTTTTGGCGCTACTTTTCTTTCTTTATTTTGGATTCTATTTTCTAGCCTTGGAAAACGACGCCAATTATTAAAAGAAATTGAGCAAAGAATGGCAAGAGAAGAACGAATTAAAAAAGCAAAAACTATGGAGAATACATTATGA
- a CDS encoding heme ABC transporter permease: protein MWKWLHPYAKPEKAYQLSTTLLPWFAVISIISLTVGTIWGLAFAPSDYQQGDSFRIIYIHVPAAILSMAAYMSMAIAAFIGLVWQLKLSDMAAAAMAPIGAVFTFIALLTGAVWGKPMWGAWWVWDARLTSELILLFLYLGVMALYNAFDDQRTAARAAGILAIVGVINLPIIHFSVEWWNTLHQGASITKFDKLSISSDMLWPLLLNIIGFATFFGSVTLIRFRNEILAKESHRPWVRALVETKSTVSK, encoded by the coding sequence ATGTGGAAATGGCTACATCCTTACGCTAAACCAGAAAAAGCGTATCAATTAAGTACTACACTGCTACCATGGTTTGCGGTGATCTCTATCATCAGTTTGACCGTTGGGACCATCTGGGGCCTTGCTTTTGCACCTTCTGATTATCAACAAGGTGACAGTTTTCGAATTATTTACATACACGTACCTGCTGCTATTTTGTCTATGGCCGCTTATATGTCGATGGCGATAGCTGCTTTTATTGGTTTGGTTTGGCAATTAAAATTGTCTGATATGGCCGCGGCAGCAATGGCGCCTATTGGTGCGGTATTTACGTTCATCGCTTTACTTACTGGTGCCGTTTGGGGCAAACCTATGTGGGGTGCTTGGTGGGTATGGGATGCCCGTTTAACGTCAGAATTAATTCTTCTATTTTTATACCTAGGGGTTATGGCCTTATATAACGCGTTTGATGATCAACGAACCGCTGCTCGTGCTGCGGGTATTCTTGCTATTGTTGGTGTGATTAATCTGCCAATCATTCACTTCTCTGTCGAATGGTGGAATACGCTTCATCAAGGTGCAAGTATTACAAAGTTTGATAAACTTTCGATTTCTTCAGATATGTTGTGGCCTTTACTATTAAATATCATAGGCTTTGCAACTTTCTTCGGTTCTGTGACTCTTATTCGTTTTAGGAATGAAATTTTAGCAAAAGAGAGTCATCGTCCTTGGGTTAGAGCATTGGTAGAGACTAAATCTACCGTCTCTAAATAA
- the ccmB gene encoding heme exporter protein CcmB, which translates to MFSSMTTIIKRELLIAFRRKADVLNPLWFFIIVITLFPLSIGPEPTLLARIAAGIVWVAALLSALLSLERLFRDDFSDGSLEQMMLMPSPLSVLVLAKVFAHWVLTGLPLIIISPLLAILLSLDFNTWLAIVLTLLLGTPTLSFLGAVGVALTVGLQKGGVLLSLLILPLYIPVLIFATSAIDAATLGMAYNGQLAILGALLMGSATLTPFAISSALRVSVQ; encoded by the coding sequence ATGTTTTCTTCAATGACTACGATAATAAAACGTGAATTATTGATCGCTTTTCGTCGTAAAGCCGATGTTTTAAACCCATTATGGTTTTTTATTATCGTGATTACCTTATTCCCATTAAGTATTGGCCCTGAGCCAACTCTACTTGCGCGTATTGCGGCGGGTATTGTTTGGGTTGCTGCTTTATTGTCTGCCTTACTTTCTCTTGAACGTTTATTCCGAGACGATTTTTCCGATGGCTCATTAGAACAAATGATGTTAATGCCAAGCCCATTGTCGGTTTTAGTATTAGCCAAAGTGTTTGCTCATTGGGTACTGACTGGCCTGCCGTTGATTATTATCAGCCCATTACTGGCTATTTTATTATCCTTAGATTTCAATACATGGTTAGCCATTGTACTTACCCTATTACTTGGAACACCCACACTGAGTTTTCTTGGTGCCGTAGGGGTTGCATTAACCGTGGGTCTGCAAAAAGGGGGAGTGTTGCTAAGCCTTCTTATACTCCCACTTTATATACCGGTTCTAATTTTTGCGACATCTGCAATTGATGCTGCAACTCTAGGGATGGCTTATAATGGCCAACTTGCTATTTTAGGAGCGCTTCTTATGGGCTCCGCAACATTGACTCCGTTTGCCATTAGTTCGGCACTACGAGTCAGTGTGCAATAA